One stretch of Pelmatolapia mariae isolate MD_Pm_ZW linkage group LG3_W, Pm_UMD_F_2, whole genome shotgun sequence DNA includes these proteins:
- the LOC134623804 gene encoding uncharacterized protein LOC134623804, with protein MVFRAACIKLCEYGLTSTIKLSNMKVKVITVKILLGAHDDNVDDSGEFICETGGGEKSNIINITVTAGSVILESPAVPVMEGEAATLSCRNKTTSSNFTAEFYKDGIPIRNSSTGNMTIGRVSKSDEGLYKCSISGAGESPVSWLNVTGQNTALLYLSTKVRTSDSTERQAEASAPTASKATYATVNKNRKKTDEDGLSSGPCYYLVEQEYAEVDEVSHGYGYTSEIVLCIKRNLRNCSKSSPPPMILLLIRRTRSK; from the exons atggtgttcagagctgcctgcATCAAGCTGTGTGAGTATGGTCTTACATCCACAATAAAACTAAGCAATATGAAGGTTAAAG TGATAACTGTCAAGATCCTGCTGGGTGCACATGATGATAACGTTG ACGACAGTGGAGAGTTCATATGTGAGACTGGAGGAGGGGAGAAAAGCAACATTATCAACATCACTGTTACTG CTGGTTCTGTGATCCTGGAGAGTCCTGCTGttcctgtgatggagggagaagCTGCGACTCTGAGCTGCAGAAACAAGACAACTTCCTCCAACTTCACAGCTGAGTTCTACAAAGATGGAATCCCCATCAGGAACAGCTCCACGGGAAACATGACCATCGGCAGAGTTTCAAAGTCTGATGAAGGACTTTACAAATGCAGCATTTCAGGTGCTGGAGAGTCACCAGTGAGCTGGCTGAATGTCACAGGTCAGAACACAG CACTGCTCTATCTGTCAACTAAGGTGCGTACTTCAGATTCAACAGAGCGTCAAGCAG aggCCAGTGCACCTACTGCAAGCAAAGCAACATACgctactgtaaataaaaacaggaaaaaaacag ATGAAGATGGATTGTCTTCTGGACCCTGTTACTACCTCGTAGAACAGGAGTACGCTGAAGTAGATGAAG TAAGCCATGGTTATGGATACACCAGTGAGATTGTACTTTGCATCAAGAGAAATCTGAGAAACTGCAGCAAATCCAGTCCACCACCCATGATCCTGCTGCTCATCAGAAGGACCAGAAGCAAATAG